The sequence TCGCCCTGACTGGCTGTGAGCACATTGGTACGCAGTCCGATAATACCACGTGATGGGATATCGAACTCGATATTTACACGCTCGCCCTGACTCTCCATCGATGTCATCTCACCCTTACGACGGGTTACCATATCAATCATCTTAGATGAGAACTCCTCGGGCACGTTGATGGTGAGCTCCTCAACAGGCTCGTGCTTTACACCGTCGATCTCCTTGTAGATTACCTGAGGCTGACCAACCTGCAACTCGTAGCCCTCGCGGCGCATGGTCTCAACCAGCACTGAGAGGTGCAGCACACCACGTCCTGATACAATCCACTTATCGGTGCTATCCTCGAAAGGTGTCACACGCAGGGCCAGGTTCTTCTCCAGCTCCTTCTCCAAGCGGTCGTTAATATGGCGCGATGTAACAAACTTACCCTCCTTACCAAAGAAAGGCGAGTCGTTAATCATAAACAGCATCGACATGGTAGGCTCGTCGATAGCGATAGGAGCCAGTGGCTCTGGGTTCTCCAGGTCGCAGATGCTATCGCCAATCTCAAACTTGTCTAGTCCGATTACAGCGCAGATGTCGCCACACTCTACCTGCTCGGTATGTACGTGTCCCATACCCTCAAAGGTGTGCAGCTCCTTAATCTTAGTCTTCTCCATGGTGCCATCGCGGTGTGCAATGGTAACCTGCATGCCATCCTTCAGGGTGCCACGGTGTACACGACCTACGGCGATACGACCCTGATAGCTCGAATAGTCGAGCGATGTGATGAGCATCTGAGGTGTTCCTTCTTCCTTCTTTGGGGCGGGAATCACCTCTACGATTTTATCAAGCAGATAAGTGATATTGTCGGTAGGCTTCTGCCAATCCTCGCTCATCCAGCCATTCTTAGCCGAACCATAAACCACGGGGAAATCCAACTGCTCCTCGGTGGCATTGAGCGAGAACATCAGATCGAATACCATCTCGTAAACCTCCTCAGGGCGGCAGTTAGGCTTATCTACCTTGTT is a genomic window of Xylanibacter ruminicola 23 containing:
- the typA gene encoding translational GTPase TypA, producing MQDIRNIAIIAHVDHGKTTLVDKMMLAGHLFRDGQNLSNQVLDANDLERERGITILSKNVSINWKGVKINIIDTPGHSDFGGEVERVLNMADGCLLLVDAFEGPMPQTRFVLQKALEIGLKPIVVVNKVDKPNCRPEEVYEMVFDLMFSLNATEEQLDFPVVYGSAKNGWMSEDWQKPTDNITYLLDKIVEVIPAPKKEEGTPQMLITSLDYSSYQGRIAVGRVHRGTLKDGMQVTIAHRDGTMEKTKIKELHTFEGMGHVHTEQVECGDICAVIGLDKFEIGDSICDLENPEPLAPIAIDEPTMSMLFMINDSPFFGKEGKFVTSRHINDRLEKELEKNLALRVTPFEDSTDKWIVSGRGVLHLSVLVETMRREGYELQVGQPQVIYKEIDGVKHEPVEELTINVPEEFSSKMIDMVTRRKGEMTSMESQGERVNIEFDIPSRGIIGLRTNVLTASQGEAIMAHRFKEYQPYKGEIERRVNGSMISMDTGNAFAYAIDKLQDRGKFFIDPGEDVYMGQVVGEHVHDNDLVVNVCKAKQLTNVRASGTDDKARIIPKTVMSLEECLEYIKSDELVEVTPKSMRMRKTILDHDQRKKAAKQ